One Mercurialis annua linkage group LG3, ddMerAnnu1.2, whole genome shotgun sequence DNA window includes the following coding sequences:
- the LOC126671392 gene encoding tubby-like protein 8, whose translation MNNRENSPSLFQRRLKMSDFKKPTAPKHHHSCSEGGEVFGSNNKENCKPLSTNGSAPTKVSSNMKSFSTGRVLKPSSLQSCMQINEPDKGLFKPMLWDSDNSASNSLQIWDFSDSEAAPASSWSTLPNRALLYRALPLDIGRCTCVIVKEALPEGLNGGSLYSLYTNEGHGRQDRKLAIAHHKRRNGKSVFTIAQILKGVLSSSDDSFVGTITANFTGSKYHIWDQGSRLNSPSKHRNPLLGVVTFVPTVTTCTGSCRSMRVYIPKHQSMQLKNTTQMQHSNGLPKDWDRKMDKVHKLLSRTPTYNNTSKQYELDYRDKGRAGLRVQRSAKNFQLTSEENGKQTILQLGRVAKSKFVMDFRYPLTGYQAFCICLASIDTKLCCTV comes from the exons ATGAATAACAGAGAAAATTCTCCATCTTTATTTCAAAGAAGATTAAAAATGTCCGATTTCAAGAAACCAACTGCACCTAAACACCACCATAGCTGCAGTGAAGGCGGCGAAGTGTTTGGcagtaataataaagaaaattgtAAACCCTTATCGACAAATGGGTCTGCGCCAACGAAGGTATCATCAAATATGAAATCTTTTTCCACCGGCAGAGTCCTGAAACCGTCCTCTTTACAGTCGTGCATGCAGATAAACGAGCCTGATAAGGGCCTGTTTAAGCCTATGTTGTGGGACTCTGACAACTCAGCTTCTAATTCCTTACAAATTTGGGACTTTTCTGATTCCGAAGCTGCTCCTGCTTCTTCTTGGTCCACATTGCCTAACAG GGCTTTGTTATATAGAGCTTTGCCATTGGACATAGGGAGATGTACTTGTGTTATTGTCAAAGAAGCATTGCCGGAAGGTTTAAACGGTGGCTCACTCTATTCACTCTATACTAAT GAAGGACATGGAAGGCAGGATCGGAAACTAGCTATAGCACACCATAAGCGCAGAAATGGAAAGTCAGTGTTTACAATAGCTCAGATTTTGAAAGGAGTTTTGTCTAGTTCGGATGATAGTTTCGTCGGGACTATAACAGCTAACTTCACTGGTTCCAAGTATCACATATGGGATCAG GGTAGCCGCCTCAATTCGCCTTCTAAGCACCGAAATCCACTCCTGGGTGTTGTTAC ATTTGTGCCTACAGTAACCACATGCACAGGAAGTTGTAGAAGTATGAGAGTGTACATACCTAAGCACCAATCAATGCAGCTAAAGAACACAACTCAG ATGCAACATAGTAACGGTCTACCTAAGGATTGGGATCGAAAAATGGACAAAGTACATAAACTACTTTCAAGAACTCCAACTTACAATAAC ACTTCGAAGCAATATGAGTTGGACTATAGAGACAAGGGCAGAGCTGGACTTAGAGTACAAAGATCAGCGAAGAATTTCCAACTGACATCAGAG GAGAATGGCAAACAAACAATTTTGCAGCTAGGAAGGGTGGCAAAATCAAAGTTTGTGATGGATTTCAG ATATCCGTTAACCGGTTATCAAGCTTTTTGCATTtgcttggcttcaattgatacAAAACTTTGTTGCACAGTTTAG